From Drosophila suzukii chromosome 2R, CBGP_Dsuzu_IsoJpt1.0, whole genome shotgun sequence, a single genomic window includes:
- the Ih gene encoding uncharacterized protein Ih isoform X8: MHVKHTQRRVSGPGAFGTFTNDQRASRDNLCPDSQHQQQQHSHSHQHLVRQSLVSLSNGQPADSVSLLRAGDEQQQHLQQQQQQQQQQQHLQQQHLQQQQRQRSSSSRLSTSGISKQNSGDSRSGLRILDSSHSPVSCGTQSVSSTGGQSALYDACHEYSRSLSAAAAEGAGSLLKSHYSDQQLASQPDPDPDPDPERDRDRDRDRDRDRDRERRHLTNLNLNLNSEYDYSGSDKQQLVNETYIFKCIANSPSFLRTNKIKEQSKKLRNLSLKTRTAKKKGQIISKSNAVSDNSLHPGDKYLNLYLVEKKHSLQPQVASSSSSSPHPQASSAPASSSSTCTRAQQLPALSAVAARQQQLLLNGSLKGKGQGQGQSQGQGQGRQTLPGHRGSVRSEGGSHTIPATGKSPPVPHSLAAKISSSASGSKNCNLLSASSNSCHKLHAHAQGSGAGAGAGSGPGHSHYAAAVSPKSSVSSNGHLNKYCLTDLTRRKAEFNRQLSAPTDYTHHSSSNGSQQEGSSEANEGHEQVGESTITVASAGVAYPHPYSYPYHHASSSATAPANLKASLQLHSFGGHHPCPYPARPTSTSCTNSFNRRHIRRHKGKLGDRLLSGDSEESVRCSYCSVLNVNENDLRISFENTCTDSLVTAFDDEALLICDQGTEMARTKVHFDDVSLYGTPKEEPMPNIPIVSEKVSANFLKSQLQSWFQPTDNRLAMKLFGSRKALVKERIRQKTSGHWVIHPCSSFRFYWDLCMLLLLVANLIILPVAISFFNDDLSTRWIAFNCLSDTIFLIDIVVNFRTGIMQQDNAEQVILDPKLIAKHYLRTWFFLDLISSIPLDYIFLIFNQDFSDSFQILHAGRALRILRLAKLLSLVRLLRLSRLVRYVSQWEEVYFLNMASVFMRIFNLICMMLLIGHWSGCLQFLVPMLQGFPSNSWVSINELQESYWLEQYSWALFKAMSHMLCIGYGRFPPQSLTDMWLTMLSMISGATCYALFLGHATNLIQSLDSSRRQYREKVKQVEEYMAYRKLPRDMRQRITEYFEHRYQGKFFDEELILGELSEKLREDVINYNCRSLVASVPFFANADSNFVSDVVTKLKYEVFQPGDIIIKEGTIGTKMYFIQEGVVDIVMANGEVATSLSDGSYFGEICLLTNARRVASVRAETYCNLFSLSVDHFNCVLDQYPLMRKTMETVAAERLNKIGKNPNIMHQKDEQLSNPESNTITAVVNALAAEADDCKDDDMDLKENLLHGSESSIAEPVQTIREGLPRPRSGEFRALFEGNTP; this comes from the exons ATGCACGTTAAACACACTCAGCGCCGAGTCAGCGGTCCTGGAGCCTTCGGAACCTTTACCAACGATCAACG TGCCAGCCGCGACAACTTGTGCCCGGACAgccagcatcagcagcagcagcactcGCACTCGCACCAGCACTTGGTGCGCCAGTCTCTGGTGAGTCTCAGCAACGGCCAGCCGGCGGACAGCGTATCGCTGCTGCGGGCGGGCGatgagcagcagcaacacctccagcagcagcagcaacagcagcagcagcagcaacatctgcaacagcaacacctgcagcaacagcaaaggcagcgcagcagcagcagtcggCTTTCCACGAGTGGCATCTCCAAGCAGAATTCCGGGGACAGCAGGAGTGGCCTGCGGATCCTCGACAGCAGCCACAGTCCCGTCAGCTGCGGCACCCAGAGCGTGAGCAGCACTGGTGGCCAGTCGGCGCTCTACGATGCCTGCCACGAGTACTCGCGCAGCTTGAGTGCAGCGGCTGCAGAAGGAGCCGGCTCGCTGCTCAAGAGCCACTACAGTGACCAGCAGTTGGCCAGCCAGCCGGATCCAGACCCAGATCCAGATCCGGAAAGGGATAGGGATAGGGATCGGGATAGGGACAGAGATAGAGACAGGGAACGTCGCCACCTGACCAACCTTAATCTCAATCTGAACAGCGAGTACGACTACAGCGGGAGTGACAAGCAGCAACTGGTCAACGAGACATACATCTTCAAGTGCATCGCCAACAGTCCCTCGTTCCTGCGCACCAATAAGATCAAGGAGCAGTCCAAGAAGCTGCGCAATCTCTCCCTGAAAACGCGCACCGCCAAGAAGAAGGGTCAGATCATCTCGAAGTCGAACGCGGTGTCGGATAATTCGCTGCATCCGGGTGACAAGTATCTGAACTTGTATCTGGTGGAGAAGAAACATTCGCTGCAGCCACAGGTGGCCTCCAGTTCGAGTTCCAGCCCGCATCCGCAGGCCTCCTCGGCGCCGGCCAGCTCGTCATCCACCTGCACGAGGGCCCAGCAGTTGCCCGCCTTGTCAGCGGTTGCTGCCCGCCAGCAACAGTTGCTGCTGAACGGATCGCTCAAGGGCAAGGGTCAGGGGCAGGGGCAGAGTCAGGGGCAGGGTCAGGGCCGGCAAACGCTGCCCGGTCATCGGGGATCGGTGAGGAGCGAGGGCGGCAGCCACACCATTCCGGCGACGGGCAAGAGTCCGCCGGTGCCGCACTCGCTGGCGGCCAAGATCAGCAGCTCGGCCAGCGGCAGCAAGAACTGCAATTTGCTCAGCGCCAGCAGCAACTCATGCCACAAGCTGCACGCCCACGCCCAAGGATCGGGAGctggagcaggagcaggatcAGGACCTGGCCACAGTCATTACGCGGCGGCCGTGTCGCCGAAGAGTTCGGTGAGCAGCAACGGACACCTGAACAAGTACTGCCTCACGGACCTCACGCGCCGCAAGGCCGAGTTCAATCGCCAGCTGAGCGCCCCCACGGACTACACGCACCACTCCTCCAGCAACGGGTCGCAGCAGGAGGGCTCCTCGGAGGCCAACGAGGGCCACGAGCAAGTCGGGGAGTCGACCATCACCGTAGCCAGCGCCGGAGTCGCGTATCCGCATCCCTACTCGTACCCCTATCACCAcgcctcctcctcggccacAGCGCCCGCCAATCTCAAGGCGTCGCTGCAGCTGCACAGCTTCGGGGGCCACCACCCGTGTCCTTATCCGGCAAGGCCCACGTCCACGTCGTGCACCAACAGCTTCAACCGGCGCCACATCCGCCGGCACAAGGGCAAGCTCGGCGATCG ACTGCTGAGCGGGGATAGTGAGGAATCGGTACGCTGCTCCTACTGCTCGGTGCTGAATGTGAACGAGAACGACCTGCGAATTTCGTTCGAAAACACCTGCACCGACTCGCTGGTCACCGCTTTCGATGATGAGGCCCTGCTAATATGCGACCAAGGAACCGAAATGGCAAGGACAAAG GTACACTTTGATGACGTGTCGTTGTACGGCACTCCGAAAGAGGAGCCCATGCCCAACATACCGATCGTGTCGGAAAAAGTCTCTGCGAATTTCCTAAAAAGTCAATTGCAATCATGGTTCCAGCCGACGGACAACCGACTGGCCATGAAACTGTTTGGCAGCCGAAAGGCACTGGTCAAGGAGCGCATACGTCAGAAAACTTCCGGGCATTGGGTCATACACCCGTGCAGTTCATTCAG GTTTTACTGGGACCTTTGCATGCTTTTATTATTAGTAGCAAATCTTATTATCCTGCCAGTCGCAATATCATTCTTCAACGATGATCTGAGCACACGATGGATTGCCTTCAACTGCCTAAGTGATACTATTTTTTTAATAGATATTGTAGTCAATTTTAGAACAG GAATTATGCAACAAGACAACGCTGAACAAGTAATATTGGATCCAAAGCTTATAGCTAAACACTATTTAAGAACTTGGTTTTTTCTCGATTTGATTTCGTCGATACCGCTagattatatatttttaattttcaatcaA GATTTCTCTGATTCTTTTCAAATATTGCATGCCGGACGAGCCCTGCGCATCCTGCGCCTGGCCAAGCTGCTCTCCCTGGTGCGACTGCTCCGTCTTTCCCGCCTCGTGCGCTACGTTTCCCAATGGGAGGAGGTCTAT TTCCTCAATATGGCCTCGGTCTTCATGAGGATCttcaatttaatttgcatgATGCTCCTGATCGGCCATTGGAGCGGTTGCTTGCAGTTCTTAGTGCCAATGTTGCAGGGTTTTCCATCCAACTCCTGGGTCTCCATCAACGAGTTGCAG GAATCGTACTGGCTGGAGCAGTATTCGTGGGCATTGTTTAAAGCCATGTCGCACATGCTTTGCATAGGCTACGGCAG ATTCCCACCACAATCACTGACAGACATGTGGCTCACGATGCTGTCGATGATATCCGGGGCCACCTGTTACGCATTGTTCCTCGGTCATGCGACCAATCTCATCCAGAGTTTGGACTCAAGCCGGCGCCAGTATCGCGAGAAGGTCAAACAGGTGGAGGAGTATATGGCCTATCGCAAGCTACCACGCGACATGCGACAGCGCATCACGGAATACTTCGAGCATCGGTACCAGGGTAAATTCTTCGATGAAGAGTTGATACTTGGCGAGTTGAGCGAGAAATTGCGCGAGGATGTCATCAACTACAACTGCAG ATCCCTCGTGGCGTCAGTGCCTTTTTTTGCTAATGCCGATTCGAATTTCGTTTCCGACGTAGTTACCAAACTGAAATACGAAGTTTTCCAACCAG GTGATATTATCATAAAGGAGGGTACGATCGGTACTAAGATGTACTTCATACAGGAGGGCGTGGTGGACATTGTCATGGCCAACGGCGAG GTTGCCACCTCACTATCGGATGGCTCTTACTTCGGTGAGATCTGTCTGCTGACCAATGCGCGTCGTGTGGCCAGCGTGCGAGCCGAAACCTATTGCAATCTATTCTCGTTGAGCGTGGATCATTTCAATTGCGTTCTGGATCAGTATCCGCTGATGCGCAAGACCATGGAGACTGTGGCCGCCGAGCGGTTGAACAAGATTGGCAAGAATCCAAACATAATGCATCAGAAGGACGAGCAGCTGAGCAATCCGGAGTCGAACACGATTACGGCTGTGGTGAATGCCCTGGCTGCCGAGGCGGATGACTGCAAAGATGA TGACATGGATCTCAAGGAGAATTTACTGCATGGGTCAGAGTCGAGCATTGCTGAGCCGGTGCAGACGATACGTGAGGGTCTCCCGAGGCCGCGGAGCGGAGAGTTCCGGGCCCTGTTCGAGGGCAACACTCCATGA
- the Ih gene encoding uncharacterized protein Ih isoform X10, whose product MHVKHTQRRVSGPGAFGTFTNDQRASRDNLCPDSQHQQQQHSHSHQHLVRQSLVSLSNGQPADSVSLLRAGDEQQQHLQQQQQQQQQQQHLQQQHLQQQQRQRSSSSRLSTSGISKQNSGDSRSGLRILDSSHSPVSCGTQSVSSTGGQSALYDACHEYSRSLSAAAAEGAGSLLKSHYSDQQLASQPDPDPDPDPERDRDRDRDRDRDRDRERRHLTNLNLNLNSEYDYSGSDKQQLVNETYIFKCIANSPSFLRTNKIKEQSKKLRNLSLKTRTAKKKGQIISKSNAVSDNSLHPGDKYLNLYLVEKKHSLQPQVASSSSSSPHPQASSAPASSSSTCTRAQQLPALSAVAARQQQLLLNGSLKGKGQGQGQSQGQGQGRQTLPGHRGSVRSEGGSHTIPATGKSPPVPHSLAAKISSSASGSKNCNLLSASSNSCHKLHAHAQGSGAGAGAGSGPGHSHYAAAVSPKSSVSSNGHLNKYCLTDLTRRKAEFNRQLSAPTDYTHHSSSNGSQQEGSSEANEGHEQVGESTITVASAGVAYPHPYSYPYHHASSSATAPANLKASLQLHSFGGHHPCPYPARPTSTSCTNSFNRRHIRRHKGKLGDRLLSGDSEESVRCSYCSVLNVNENDLRISFENTCTDSLVTAFDDEALLICDQGTEMARTKVHFDDVSLYGTPKEEPMPNIPIVSEKVSANFLKSQLQSWFQPTDNRLAMKLFGSRKALVKERIRQKTSGHWVIHPCSSFRFYWDLCMLLLLVANLIILPVAISFFNDDLSTRWIAFNCLSDTIFLIDIVVNFRTGIMQQDNAEQVILDPKLIAKHYLRTWFFLDLISSIPLDYIFLIFNQIMKLQDFSDSFQILHAGRALRILRLAKLLSLVRLLRLSRLVRYVSQWEEVYVSTPGSFWQRSIV is encoded by the exons ATGCACGTTAAACACACTCAGCGCCGAGTCAGCGGTCCTGGAGCCTTCGGAACCTTTACCAACGATCAACG TGCCAGCCGCGACAACTTGTGCCCGGACAgccagcatcagcagcagcagcactcGCACTCGCACCAGCACTTGGTGCGCCAGTCTCTGGTGAGTCTCAGCAACGGCCAGCCGGCGGACAGCGTATCGCTGCTGCGGGCGGGCGatgagcagcagcaacacctccagcagcagcagcaacagcagcagcagcagcaacatctgcaacagcaacacctgcagcaacagcaaaggcagcgcagcagcagcagtcggCTTTCCACGAGTGGCATCTCCAAGCAGAATTCCGGGGACAGCAGGAGTGGCCTGCGGATCCTCGACAGCAGCCACAGTCCCGTCAGCTGCGGCACCCAGAGCGTGAGCAGCACTGGTGGCCAGTCGGCGCTCTACGATGCCTGCCACGAGTACTCGCGCAGCTTGAGTGCAGCGGCTGCAGAAGGAGCCGGCTCGCTGCTCAAGAGCCACTACAGTGACCAGCAGTTGGCCAGCCAGCCGGATCCAGACCCAGATCCAGATCCGGAAAGGGATAGGGATAGGGATCGGGATAGGGACAGAGATAGAGACAGGGAACGTCGCCACCTGACCAACCTTAATCTCAATCTGAACAGCGAGTACGACTACAGCGGGAGTGACAAGCAGCAACTGGTCAACGAGACATACATCTTCAAGTGCATCGCCAACAGTCCCTCGTTCCTGCGCACCAATAAGATCAAGGAGCAGTCCAAGAAGCTGCGCAATCTCTCCCTGAAAACGCGCACCGCCAAGAAGAAGGGTCAGATCATCTCGAAGTCGAACGCGGTGTCGGATAATTCGCTGCATCCGGGTGACAAGTATCTGAACTTGTATCTGGTGGAGAAGAAACATTCGCTGCAGCCACAGGTGGCCTCCAGTTCGAGTTCCAGCCCGCATCCGCAGGCCTCCTCGGCGCCGGCCAGCTCGTCATCCACCTGCACGAGGGCCCAGCAGTTGCCCGCCTTGTCAGCGGTTGCTGCCCGCCAGCAACAGTTGCTGCTGAACGGATCGCTCAAGGGCAAGGGTCAGGGGCAGGGGCAGAGTCAGGGGCAGGGTCAGGGCCGGCAAACGCTGCCCGGTCATCGGGGATCGGTGAGGAGCGAGGGCGGCAGCCACACCATTCCGGCGACGGGCAAGAGTCCGCCGGTGCCGCACTCGCTGGCGGCCAAGATCAGCAGCTCGGCCAGCGGCAGCAAGAACTGCAATTTGCTCAGCGCCAGCAGCAACTCATGCCACAAGCTGCACGCCCACGCCCAAGGATCGGGAGctggagcaggagcaggatcAGGACCTGGCCACAGTCATTACGCGGCGGCCGTGTCGCCGAAGAGTTCGGTGAGCAGCAACGGACACCTGAACAAGTACTGCCTCACGGACCTCACGCGCCGCAAGGCCGAGTTCAATCGCCAGCTGAGCGCCCCCACGGACTACACGCACCACTCCTCCAGCAACGGGTCGCAGCAGGAGGGCTCCTCGGAGGCCAACGAGGGCCACGAGCAAGTCGGGGAGTCGACCATCACCGTAGCCAGCGCCGGAGTCGCGTATCCGCATCCCTACTCGTACCCCTATCACCAcgcctcctcctcggccacAGCGCCCGCCAATCTCAAGGCGTCGCTGCAGCTGCACAGCTTCGGGGGCCACCACCCGTGTCCTTATCCGGCAAGGCCCACGTCCACGTCGTGCACCAACAGCTTCAACCGGCGCCACATCCGCCGGCACAAGGGCAAGCTCGGCGATCG ACTGCTGAGCGGGGATAGTGAGGAATCGGTACGCTGCTCCTACTGCTCGGTGCTGAATGTGAACGAGAACGACCTGCGAATTTCGTTCGAAAACACCTGCACCGACTCGCTGGTCACCGCTTTCGATGATGAGGCCCTGCTAATATGCGACCAAGGAACCGAAATGGCAAGGACAAAG GTACACTTTGATGACGTGTCGTTGTACGGCACTCCGAAAGAGGAGCCCATGCCCAACATACCGATCGTGTCGGAAAAAGTCTCTGCGAATTTCCTAAAAAGTCAATTGCAATCATGGTTCCAGCCGACGGACAACCGACTGGCCATGAAACTGTTTGGCAGCCGAAAGGCACTGGTCAAGGAGCGCATACGTCAGAAAACTTCCGGGCATTGGGTCATACACCCGTGCAGTTCATTCAG GTTTTACTGGGACCTTTGCATGCTTTTATTATTAGTAGCAAATCTTATTATCCTGCCAGTCGCAATATCATTCTTCAACGATGATCTGAGCACACGATGGATTGCCTTCAACTGCCTAAGTGATACTATTTTTTTAATAGATATTGTAGTCAATTTTAGAACAG GAATTATGCAACAAGACAACGCTGAACAAGTAATATTGGATCCAAAGCTTATAGCTAAACACTATTTAAGAACTTGGTTTTTTCTCGATTTGATTTCGTCGATACCGCTagattatatatttttaattttcaatcaA attATGAAATTGCAGGATTTCTCTGATTCTTTTCAAATATTGCATGCCGGACGAGCCCTGCGCATCCTGCGCCTGGCCAAGCTGCTCTCCCTGGTGCGACTGCTCCGTCTTTCCCGCCTCGTGCGCTACGTTTCCCAATGGGAGGAGGTCTATGTGAGTACACCCGGCTCATTTTGGCAACGCTCGATCGTTTAG